The proteins below come from a single Streptomyces sp. MRC013 genomic window:
- a CDS encoding haloacid dehalogenase-like hydrolase → MPLTVGFDLDMTLIDSRPGIHAAYREFSARTGVWIDADLVVSRLGPPLEHELANWFPEERVAEMAAAYREIYPAYAIEPTLALPGAREAIQAVRETGGRTVVVTAKNEPHAELHLRHLGMEPDAVIGWLWAEAKAEALREHGASVYVGDHLGDIRGARAAGALAVSVATGPYGEEALREAGADVVLADLTAFPAWWATYAGGALSRA, encoded by the coding sequence ATGCCTCTCACCGTCGGGTTCGACCTCGACATGACCCTGATCGACTCCCGTCCCGGCATCCACGCGGCGTACCGGGAGTTCTCGGCGCGCACCGGGGTGTGGATCGACGCCGATCTGGTGGTCTCCCGCCTCGGCCCGCCGCTCGAGCACGAACTCGCCAACTGGTTCCCGGAGGAGCGGGTGGCGGAGATGGCCGCCGCGTACCGGGAGATCTACCCCGCGTACGCCATCGAGCCGACCCTCGCGCTGCCCGGTGCGAGGGAGGCGATCCAAGCCGTTCGCGAGACCGGCGGGCGGACCGTCGTGGTCACGGCGAAGAACGAGCCGCACGCCGAACTGCACCTGCGGCACCTCGGCATGGAGCCCGACGCGGTGATCGGGTGGCTCTGGGCCGAGGCGAAGGCGGAGGCGCTGCGGGAGCACGGCGCCAGCGTGTACGTCGGGGACCACCTGGGCGACATACGCGGCGCCCGCGCGGCCGGCGCGCTGGCCGTGTCGGTGGCGACGGGGCCGTACGGCGAGGAGGCCCTGCGCGAGGCCGGCGCGGACGTCGTCCTGGCCGACCTGACGGCGTTCCCGGCGTGGTGGGCGACCTACGCGGGGGGCGCGCTCTCCCGGGCCTGA
- a CDS encoding ATP-binding domain-containing protein: MPETTPDPLDRERAHLAASRAALRAMREDVEALDIRDVTANWVNAAVLERQIEERVKALADLAHTPLFFGRLDYLPTVQEGQRFYIGRRHVHDGHGDPMVIDWRAPVSQPFYRASRRDPQDVRLRRRFGYTGGDLTAYEDEHLTDPAEAETETVSRLLQREIERPRVGPMRDIVATIQPEQDEIVRGGLSGTVCVQGGPGTGKTAVGLHRVAYLLYAHRERLARTGTLVVGPNRSFLRYIEQVLPALGELEVRQATVDDLVGAHVEVRGADDPAAAAVKGDARMAEVLRRALRSHVTPPTEPVVVVRGSRRWRIPAYEVEEIVVELLARDMRYGAAREALPQRIAHAVLVRMEAAGEAPDDRVQEQVARNAAVKAAVKAIWPPVDPSKLVLRLLSDPEFLAEHAHGVLDEDEQKAILWAKPPRSVKSARWSPADAVLVDEAADLVARTPSLGHVVLDEAQDLSPMQYRAVGRRCSTGSATVLGDLAQGTTPWATRSWAEALAHLGKPDAVVEELTAGFRVPGDVIAYASRLLPHIAPGLAAVRSVRENRGSLEVRAVEAGRRDAEAVAACAAFLREEGSTGLIAADPRVAALAGALREAGVPFLSPGDETTPDVRLTLVPASLAKGLEYDYVVLDEPAAVVAAEPDDRTGLRRLYVALTRAVSGLSVLHSAPLPEQLG, translated from the coding sequence ATGCCCGAAACCACCCCGGACCCCCTCGACCGCGAGCGGGCCCACCTCGCCGCGTCCCGCGCCGCGCTGCGGGCCATGCGGGAGGACGTCGAGGCGCTGGACATCCGCGACGTCACCGCCAACTGGGTCAACGCCGCCGTCCTGGAGCGGCAGATCGAGGAGCGCGTCAAGGCGCTCGCCGACCTCGCCCACACCCCCCTGTTCTTCGGGCGGCTCGACTACCTGCCCACCGTGCAGGAGGGCCAGCGGTTCTACATCGGGCGGCGGCACGTCCACGACGGCCACGGCGACCCGATGGTGATCGACTGGCGCGCCCCCGTGTCGCAGCCGTTCTACCGGGCGTCCCGGCGCGACCCGCAGGACGTGCGGCTGCGGCGCCGCTTCGGCTACACGGGCGGCGACCTCACCGCGTACGAGGACGAGCACCTCACCGACCCGGCCGAGGCGGAGACGGAGACGGTCAGCCGCCTGCTCCAGCGGGAGATCGAACGGCCGCGCGTCGGGCCCATGCGGGACATCGTGGCGACGATCCAGCCCGAGCAGGACGAGATCGTCCGCGGCGGCCTGTCGGGGACGGTGTGCGTGCAGGGCGGGCCCGGGACCGGCAAGACAGCGGTGGGCCTGCACCGGGTGGCGTACCTGCTGTACGCGCACCGGGAGCGGCTGGCCCGCACCGGCACGCTGGTGGTCGGGCCGAACCGGTCGTTCCTCCGGTACATCGAGCAGGTGCTGCCCGCCCTCGGCGAGCTGGAGGTGCGGCAGGCCACCGTCGACGACCTGGTCGGCGCGCACGTCGAGGTGCGGGGCGCCGACGACCCGGCGGCGGCCGCGGTGAAGGGCGACGCGCGGATGGCCGAGGTGCTGCGCCGGGCGCTGCGGTCGCACGTGACGCCGCCGACGGAGCCCGTCGTGGTGGTGCGCGGGTCGCGGCGGTGGCGGATCCCCGCGTACGAGGTGGAGGAGATCGTCGTGGAACTGCTGGCGCGCGACATGCGGTACGGCGCGGCGCGCGAGGCGCTGCCGCAGCGCATCGCGCACGCGGTGCTGGTGCGGATGGAGGCCGCCGGGGAGGCGCCGGACGACCGGGTGCAGGAGCAGGTGGCGCGGAACGCGGCGGTGAAGGCCGCCGTCAAGGCGATCTGGCCGCCGGTCGACCCGTCGAAGCTGGTGCTGCGGCTGCTGTCGGACCCGGAGTTCCTCGCCGAGCACGCGCACGGCGTCCTGGACGAGGACGAGCAGAAGGCGATCCTGTGGGCGAAGCCTCCCAGGAGCGTCAAGTCCGCGCGGTGGTCGCCCGCCGACGCGGTCCTGGTCGACGAGGCGGCGGACCTGGTGGCCCGCACCCCCTCGCTGGGCCACGTGGTGCTGGACGAGGCGCAGGACCTGTCGCCCATGCAGTACCGGGCGGTGGGGCGGCGCTGCTCGACCGGCTCGGCGACGGTCCTGGGCGACCTGGCGCAGGGCACCACGCCGTGGGCGACGCGGAGCTGGGCGGAGGCCCTGGCGCACCTGGGCAAGCCGGACGCGGTGGTGGAGGAGCTGACGGCCGGCTTCCGCGTGCCGGGCGACGTGATCGCGTACGCGTCGCGCCTGCTCCCGCACATCGCGCCGGGCCTGGCGGCGGTCCGGTCGGTGCGGGAGAACCGGGGGTCGCTGGAGGTGCGGGCGGTAGAGGCCGGCCGGCGGGACGCGGAGGCCGTCGCCGCCTGCGCGGCGTTCCTCCGCGAGGAGGGTTCCACCGGCCTGATCGCCGCCGACCCGCGCGTCGCGGCCCTGGCGGGGGCGCTGCGGGAGGCCGGGGTGCCGTTCCTGTCGCCGGGTGACGAGACGACGCCGGACGTGCGGCTGACGCTGGTGCCGGCGTCCCTGGCGAAGGGCCTGGAGTACGACTACGTGGTCCTCGACGAGCCGGCGGCGGTGGTGGCCGCGGAGCCGGACGACCGCACGGGCCTGCGCCGCCTGTACGTGGCGCTGACCCGCGCCGTGTCGGGCCTGAGCGTCCTGCACTCCGCCCCGCTCCCGGAGCAGCTCGGCTGA
- a CDS encoding DUF397 domain-containing protein: MNSTSTPQPLQWVKSTYSGGDGGQCLEWAPGHARATGEFLVRDSKNPDGPRLTLGRHAFTGLVELARLHG, encoded by the coding sequence ATGAACAGCACGTCCACCCCTCAGCCCCTGCAATGGGTCAAGAGCACCTACAGCGGCGGCGACGGGGGCCAGTGCCTCGAATGGGCGCCCGGCCACGCGCGCGCGACGGGTGAGTTCCTGGTCCGCGACAGCAAGAACCCCGACGGCCCCCGGCTGACCCTCGGCCGTCACGCCTTCACCGGCTTGGTGGAACTCGCCAGGCTGCACGGCTGA
- a CDS encoding helix-turn-helix transcriptional regulator — MSEAADQARGPANGAAYFGEETRALREALGLSQEKFADRLHYRQAQVSKVENGAVLASAAFAEAMDRVAGTPGVYARLRARLSKQGHPEWFVPYITLEESASGITDYSCTFLMGLLQTQEYATAVFRAAHPREPEDVLKERVELRMRRQAVMDRQEPPLLWVVVHEAVLRTRVGGPAVMVGQLEHLAAHMTSPHITVQVLPYSAGAAPSHLPFTLLSSGGTPHAVYTESATHGGQVDDTSSVVTRAVGMFDRLRMAALSEDASLTLLRQITEDHAT, encoded by the coding sequence GTGAGCGAAGCCGCCGACCAGGCCCGGGGACCCGCGAACGGCGCCGCGTACTTCGGCGAGGAGACCAGGGCGCTGCGGGAGGCCCTCGGGCTCTCCCAGGAGAAGTTCGCGGACCGGCTGCACTACCGGCAGGCACAGGTCAGCAAGGTGGAGAACGGCGCCGTGCTCGCCTCCGCGGCCTTCGCGGAGGCCATGGACCGGGTGGCGGGGACACCGGGCGTGTACGCGCGCCTCCGGGCCAGACTGAGCAAGCAGGGGCACCCGGAGTGGTTCGTGCCGTACATCACCCTGGAGGAGTCCGCGAGTGGCATCACGGACTACTCGTGCACGTTCCTCATGGGGTTGTTGCAGACGCAGGAGTACGCCACGGCGGTCTTCCGTGCCGCTCACCCTCGTGAGCCGGAGGACGTCCTCAAAGAACGCGTGGAACTACGCATGCGACGTCAAGCGGTCATGGACCGCCAGGAACCCCCGCTCCTATGGGTCGTAGTCCATGAGGCGGTTCTACGCACCCGCGTCGGTGGCCCGGCCGTCATGGTCGGACAGTTGGAACACCTGGCCGCGCATATGACGTCACCGCACATCACGGTCCAGGTGCTGCCGTACTCGGCTGGTGCGGCTCCCAGTCATCTGCCGTTCACGCTGCTCTCGTCGGGCGGGACGCCCCATGCCGTCTACACCGAGAGCGCCACACATGGTGGTCAGGTGGACGACACCTCTAGCGTGGTCACGAGAGCCGTCGGTATGTTCGACCGGCTCCGCATGGCGGCGCTGTCGGAGGACGCGTCGCTGACCCTGCTTCGCCAGATCACGGAGGACCACGCCACATGA